One window from the genome of Acidihalobacter ferrooxydans encodes:
- the ilvE gene encoding branched-chain-amino-acid transaminase: MTDHASSMCWLDGQFVSPAEASISVFDHGLLYGDGVFEGIRFYGRRVFRLSEHLARLQRSAAAILLQLPYSIETLAQVIEHFAKHYPEPSGYVRVVVTRGEGALGIDPRSCAHGSMFVIADRLALISEERRRQGARLITAATRRLPADGLDPRIKSLNYLNHILARIEANNVGADEAVLLNAQGHVTEGTTDNIFVVRDGRLLTPPVTDGALEGITREVILELAAELGIAHAECTLNLYDLYTADECLLSGTGAELIPVAEIDGRRMRRCPGPITDALQTAYTRCVESTI, translated from the coding sequence ATGACTGATCACGCAAGCTCGATGTGCTGGCTGGATGGCCAGTTCGTATCCCCTGCTGAAGCCAGCATTTCCGTGTTCGATCACGGCTTGCTATACGGTGACGGCGTGTTCGAGGGGATCCGCTTTTATGGGCGACGTGTATTCCGTCTAAGCGAACACCTTGCGCGTCTGCAACGCTCTGCCGCTGCCATTTTGTTGCAACTGCCCTATTCCATCGAAACACTGGCGCAAGTCATCGAGCATTTCGCAAAGCACTATCCGGAACCGAGCGGCTATGTACGCGTCGTCGTGACGCGTGGCGAAGGCGCCCTGGGCATCGATCCACGCAGTTGCGCGCACGGCAGCATGTTCGTCATTGCAGATCGTCTGGCCTTGATCAGTGAGGAGCGCCGCCGGCAAGGCGCTCGCCTGATTACCGCCGCGACGCGCCGCCTGCCGGCGGACGGCCTCGACCCGCGCATCAAGAGCCTGAACTACCTGAACCACATCCTGGCGCGCATCGAAGCCAACAACGTGGGCGCGGACGAAGCCGTGCTGCTCAACGCGCAGGGCCATGTCACCGAAGGTACGACGGACAATATCTTCGTCGTGCGTGACGGTCGCCTGCTGACGCCGCCGGTGACCGATGGTGCGCTGGAAGGGATTACGCGTGAAGTGATTCTGGAGCTTGCCGCAGAGCTCGGTATTGCGCATGCCGAATGCACGCTGAATCTTTACGATCTCTACACAGCCGATGAGTGCCTGCTCAGTGGCACAGGCGCTGAGTTAATCCCCGTTGCAGAAATCGATGGGCGTCGCATGCGTCGTTGTCCGGGGCCGATCACGGACGCGTTGCAGACGGCTTATACACGATGCGTCGAATCCACGATTTGA
- a CDS encoding FMN-binding negative transcriptional regulator: MYLPEHFKENDAQRITALLREYPFAELVTVRNGAPQITHLPLLYSEDAAGHGWLHGHVARDNPQWRDLAAGGQALAVFNGPHAYISPRYYEKDGVPTWNYAVAHVRGRGELLEDRQALSDLLDRLTATFEAEAGAAAWRWRDYAERFDGMLDHIVGFVIAVESIEAKFKLGQNRAEVDQRKVREKLTASADTGEQALGLIMRI; encoded by the coding sequence ATGTATCTGCCTGAACATTTCAAGGAAAACGATGCGCAGCGCATTACAGCGCTGCTCCGGGAGTACCCCTTCGCGGAACTGGTGACGGTGCGCAACGGCGCGCCGCAGATCACGCACCTGCCGCTGCTGTACAGCGAAGATGCCGCCGGGCACGGCTGGCTGCACGGCCATGTCGCGCGGGACAATCCGCAGTGGCGCGATCTGGCGGCAGGAGGTCAGGCGCTGGCTGTGTTCAACGGTCCGCACGCCTATATTTCACCACGTTATTATGAGAAGGACGGCGTGCCGACCTGGAACTACGCGGTCGCACACGTCCGCGGTCGCGGCGAACTGCTCGAGGACCGTCAAGCCTTGTCTGATCTGCTGGACCGTTTGACTGCGACTTTCGAGGCCGAAGCCGGGGCTGCGGCCTGGCGCTGGCGCGACTACGCGGAACGTTTCGACGGCATGCTCGATCACATCGTCGGTTTCGTCATTGCGGTGGAAAGCATCGAGGCGAAATTCAAATTAGGGCAGAACCGCGCCGAGGTCGATCAACGCAAGGTGCGAGAGAAGCTGACTGCTTCAGCCGATACCGGCGAGCAGGCATTGGGGCTTATAATGAGGATATGA
- a CDS encoding class I SAM-dependent methyltransferase, giving the protein MMKKQPICNYENSDYRTQFWEGQGREYEDLVERVALKRLVPARGSSLIEIGAGFGRLSNEYTGYDKVVLFDYSRSLLREAQAHLQHDPRYIFVAGNWYDMPFVSGAFDTIVQVRSLHHATDPIAVFRQMARIIQPRGDYILEYANKLNMKAILRYSLKRQNWSPFDKEPIEFAPLHYDFHPDWIRNQLQDVGFKVGEALSVSYFRVPLLKRTVPLKWLVGMDSLIQRTGRFGHLSPSVFVHNKAPDTGERAPAGQFFACPSCATPLVERDASRLDCPGCGLGWKCDQGLYDFKEPISD; this is encoded by the coding sequence ATGATGAAAAAACAGCCGATTTGTAACTACGAAAACTCGGACTACCGCACGCAGTTCTGGGAGGGTCAGGGTCGTGAGTATGAGGACCTGGTTGAACGCGTTGCGTTGAAGCGTCTGGTTCCCGCGCGAGGTTCGAGCCTGATCGAGATCGGCGCCGGGTTCGGGCGCCTCTCAAATGAATACACCGGGTACGATAAAGTCGTGTTGTTCGACTATTCGCGCTCATTGCTGCGCGAAGCGCAAGCGCATTTACAGCACGATCCGCGGTATATATTCGTGGCGGGAAACTGGTACGACATGCCGTTTGTATCGGGAGCGTTCGACACGATAGTCCAGGTCCGGTCGCTTCACCACGCGACTGACCCAATCGCTGTTTTTCGCCAGATGGCCCGGATTATTCAACCCCGTGGAGACTATATACTGGAATATGCCAACAAACTGAATATGAAGGCGATTCTCAGATATTCGCTGAAAAGACAAAACTGGTCTCCGTTCGACAAAGAACCCATCGAGTTCGCGCCGCTGCATTACGACTTCCATCCGGACTGGATCCGCAATCAGCTTCAGGATGTCGGCTTCAAGGTCGGCGAAGCATTATCGGTTTCATATTTCCGTGTTCCTTTGCTGAAACGTACCGTGCCACTCAAGTGGTTGGTCGGCATGGATAGCCTGATCCAGAGGACGGGTCGATTCGGGCATCTTTCACCCAGCGTTTTCGTACACAACAAGGCCCCGGATACTGGTGAGCGGGCGCCTGCGGGTCAGTTTTTTGCCTGCCCCAGTTGCGCGACTCCCCTGGTCGAACGTGATGCATCCCGCCTGGACTGCCCCGGATGCGGGCTCGGCTGGAAGTGCGATCAAGGTTTGTACGACTTTAAAGAGCCAATTTCCGACTGA
- the malQ gene encoding 4-alpha-glucanotransferase — MPEYRSAGVLLHPTSLPGPCMHGELGPNARRFVDFLHDCGLAVWQVLPLNPPHEDGSPYQAQSVHAGDHRLISLEWIAERGWLDAEDISVAASSEARSRLLLLSRRAFETSASPEIRHEFDAFIAHHQQWLPDYALFRALRRHHDNAPWWEWPQTVRDREPDALKAASAELLEHTSQCIFEQFLFFKQWGELRGYANHRGIRLFGDMPIFVALDSADVWCNRAFFDLDETGAPRHVAGVPPDYFSATGQLWGNPLYDWPRMEADGFAWWKTRLESQLELFDFLRVDHFRGFEACWSVAAHEHTAQNGCWQATPGRALFDALVDTFGSLPLVAEDLGVITPEVERLRDDYGFPGMKILQFAFDGGPSNPYLPHNHRLESVVYTGTHDNDTTLGWFDASPPELQNRVIDYFGTSADPMPWPLVRAAFASVAQLAIVPLQDLLGLGSADRMNTPGTTEGNWHWRFKWEQIEEGLSGKVSHLCAMYGRYR, encoded by the coding sequence ATGCCCGAATACCGCAGCGCTGGCGTTCTGCTGCATCCGACCTCACTCCCAGGCCCGTGCATGCACGGTGAGCTGGGGCCGAACGCACGCCGGTTTGTGGATTTCCTACACGATTGCGGTTTGGCCGTGTGGCAGGTTTTGCCGCTCAATCCCCCGCATGAAGATGGTTCGCCCTACCAGGCACAGTCCGTCCATGCCGGTGATCATCGGCTCATCAGCCTGGAGTGGATCGCGGAACGCGGATGGCTGGACGCGGAAGATATCAGCGTAGCCGCCTCATCCGAAGCGCGCTCACGTCTCCTGCTCCTCAGTCGTCGCGCATTCGAGACATCCGCCAGTCCGGAAATACGGCATGAATTTGATGCGTTCATTGCGCATCATCAGCAATGGCTACCCGATTACGCGCTATTCCGGGCGCTGCGGCGGCACCATGACAACGCGCCCTGGTGGGAATGGCCGCAGACAGTGCGCGATCGCGAGCCTGACGCCCTGAAGGCCGCCAGTGCGGAACTTCTCGAACACACCTCGCAGTGTATTTTCGAGCAATTTCTCTTTTTCAAACAATGGGGCGAATTGCGCGGATACGCCAACCACAGAGGCATCCGCCTGTTCGGTGACATGCCGATATTCGTCGCACTCGATAGCGCTGACGTTTGGTGCAACCGGGCATTTTTCGATCTGGACGAGACCGGCGCTCCACGCCACGTCGCGGGCGTACCGCCCGACTATTTTTCGGCAACCGGTCAGCTATGGGGCAATCCGCTGTACGACTGGCCCCGGATGGAGGCCGATGGATTCGCGTGGTGGAAAACTCGCCTCGAAAGCCAGCTCGAACTGTTCGATTTTTTGCGAGTCGATCATTTTCGCGGCTTCGAAGCCTGCTGGTCCGTCGCTGCTCACGAGCACACAGCGCAAAACGGTTGCTGGCAGGCCACGCCTGGGCGCGCCCTGTTCGATGCACTCGTCGATACGTTCGGCAGCCTACCGCTGGTGGCCGAGGATCTCGGAGTCATCACGCCGGAAGTCGAGCGCTTGCGTGACGATTACGGGTTTCCCGGCATGAAAATTCTGCAATTTGCCTTTGACGGTGGCCCCAGCAACCCCTATTTGCCGCACAATCACCGACTTGAATCGGTTGTATACACCGGCACGCATGACAACGACACCACGCTGGGTTGGTTCGACGCCTCTCCACCGGAGTTGCAAAATCGGGTCATCGACTACTTTGGAACATCAGCGGACCCGATGCCCTGGCCGCTCGTGCGCGCGGCATTCGCCTCAGTCGCCCAACTTGCAATCGTGCCTCTGCAAGACCTGCTCGGCCTGGGTTCCGCCGATCGCATGAATACGCCAGGGACCACGGAAGGCAACTGGCATTGGCGTTTCAAATGGGAACAAATCGAAGAGGGGCTCTCAGGCAAAGTCTCGCATTTGTGCGCAATGTACGGACGTTACCGCTAA
- a CDS encoding Rieske (2Fe-2S) protein, translated as MSRYRIGNEADFPSNQVKACQAGGHNLAVYALRDGYYATQAACPHLKAPLAKGKVLDDRLIQCPWHRARFDIRTGEVMDWANFPPGIQMLNVVRKEKALQTYPIKVEDGVLYVEIAD; from the coding sequence ATGAGTCGATATCGCATTGGCAACGAGGCAGACTTCCCATCAAACCAGGTCAAGGCTTGTCAGGCTGGCGGTCATAATCTTGCCGTCTATGCGCTGCGCGATGGCTACTATGCCACGCAGGCGGCCTGCCCCCATTTAAAAGCGCCACTCGCCAAGGGCAAGGTTCTCGATGATCGGCTGATTCAATGCCCCTGGCACCGTGCCCGTTTCGATATTCGTACCGGCGAGGTGATGGATTGGGCGAATTTCCCACCAGGGATTCAAATGCTCAATGTGGTGCGCAAGGAAAAAGCCCTGCAGACCTATCCGATCAAGGTTGAGGACGGCGTATTGTATGTCGAAATAGCCGACTGA
- the fabV gene encoding enoyl-ACP reductase FabV: MIIEPKIRGFICTTAHPTGCAAHVREQIDYVKQHPLSDGPKRVLIIGSSSGYGLASRITAAFGAGAATLGVFFERPGTEKKTGTAGWYNAAAFERFAHDAGLYAKSLNGDAFSAEAKAKTIDLIKADLGQIDLVIYSLASPVRKMPDTGEIVRSALKPIGAPFRAHAIDTNRDTVMEAEIEPATEAEIQATIKVMGGQDWELWMSALSEAGVLADGCQSTAYSYIGTDITWPIYWHGALGRAKQDLDRAAHAINAQLSEKGGRACVSMLKSVVTQASAAIPMMPLYLSIVMKVMKDGGLHEGCIEQIDRLFLTGLYGSGAVTDEDARLRMDDWELREDIQERCRALWPQVTSDNVFESTDYASYKAEFLKLFGFGFSGVDYTAEVSPEVAFNVIDI, translated from the coding sequence ATGATTATTGAGCCAAAAATTCGTGGATTCATCTGCACCACAGCACACCCCACCGGATGCGCCGCGCATGTGCGCGAACAGATCGACTACGTAAAACAGCATCCGTTAAGTGACGGCCCCAAACGCGTCCTCATCATCGGCTCATCCAGCGGCTACGGGCTTGCTTCCCGAATCACCGCGGCGTTCGGAGCAGGTGCGGCCACGCTTGGCGTGTTCTTCGAGCGCCCCGGTACCGAGAAAAAAACCGGGACGGCCGGATGGTACAACGCCGCGGCATTCGAGCGTTTCGCGCACGATGCGGGCCTGTATGCCAAAAGTTTGAACGGCGATGCATTTTCCGCGGAAGCGAAAGCCAAAACCATCGATCTCATCAAGGCCGATCTGGGCCAGATTGATCTGGTGATCTATTCACTGGCATCCCCGGTGCGCAAGATGCCGGACACCGGCGAAATTGTCCGCTCGGCGCTCAAACCCATTGGCGCACCATTTCGCGCCCACGCCATCGATACCAATCGCGACACCGTGATGGAAGCAGAAATCGAACCGGCCACCGAAGCGGAAATCCAGGCCACTATCAAAGTCATGGGCGGACAGGATTGGGAACTGTGGATGTCGGCACTGAGCGAAGCCGGCGTGCTCGCAGACGGTTGTCAAAGCACCGCGTACAGCTATATCGGCACCGATATTACCTGGCCGATCTATTGGCACGGCGCATTAGGGCGCGCCAAACAGGACCTCGACAGAGCGGCTCATGCGATCAATGCGCAACTGAGCGAGAAGGGGGGGCGCGCCTGCGTCAGCATGCTGAAATCTGTCGTGACGCAGGCTTCGGCCGCGATTCCCATGATGCCCCTGTACCTGTCCATTGTGATGAAAGTGATGAAAGACGGTGGACTTCACGAAGGGTGCATCGAACAGATCGACCGACTTTTCCTGACGGGGCTGTACGGTTCGGGGGCAGTCACCGATGAGGACGCTCGCCTGCGTATGGACGATTGGGAACTGCGTGAAGACATCCAGGAGCGCTGTCGCGCACTTTGGCCACAAGTGACTAGTGACAACGTCTTTGAGAGCACGGATTACGCATCATACAAAGCCGAATTTCTCAAGCTGTTCGGCTTTGGCTTCAGTGGCGTGGACTATACGGCTGAAGTCAGTCCTGAGGTTGCGTTCAACGTTATCGATATTTAA
- the uvrA gene encoding excinuclease ABC subunit UvrA, translated as MTQSAHIRIHGARQNNLKHLDLELPLAELIVVTGVSGSGKSSLAFDTVYAEGQRRYVETFSPYARQFLERMDKPAVDRVEGIPPAIAIDQTNPVRTSRSTVGTMTELNDHLKLLFARAAHLYCRGCGQEVRRDTPESISARLFDEAGQDEPLLMVCFGISVPENFSAAEVEGYLEQQGYTRMHNRAGACIEVVQDRLRLNEDNHGRLLEALETALLRGQGHLTVYRLNEQREAGEARRFSAALHCATCDIDYAEPTPNHFSFNSPVGACDTCRGFGRVIGIDYRMVIPDESKTLAEGAIKPWQTQSYAEVQGDLLRFARTSGIPIDVPWRELSDAQRRWVIAGEGDWDDGVWYGAERFFAWLESKSYKMHIRVLLSKYRSYDDCPDCGGARLKTDSLLWRLGGRDEADAVLDPAQRFRPHGVDLDDGTLRALPGLNVHDLMRLPLARCRAFFAALRLPTPLDQATDLLLGEIRARLAYLNEVGLSYLSLDRQSRTLSGGEVQRINLTTALGTSLVNTLFVLDEPSIGLHPRDIDRVVGVLRRLRDAGNTLLVVEHDPQIMFAADRLLDMGPGPGEQGGEVVFFGPPSELNTATGSLTADYLAGRRAVSAEASHVDSEIADWLEILGAAAHNLRDIDVRIPLGRLVCVTGVSGSGKSTLIGDVLYPALMAHFGKPQEKPGAHREIRGINAIDGVVLVDQSPIGKTARSNPASYVGAFDAIRKRFAADPLARERGYAAGTFSFNSGNGRCPSCAGSGFEHVEMQFLSDVYLRCPDCDGRRYRAPVLDVRLHGLDREQALSVADVLDLTVAEAMAFFADAPDVLHALAPLAAVGLDYLRLGQPVPTLSGGGAQRLKLAKHLTGTESGHQLFLFDEPTTGLHFEDIARLLTAFRRLLAQGHSLVVIEHNLDVMRAADWLIDLGPEGGEGGGRLIAAGPPQALIECAQSHTGAALRDYDAALARLWRTPVAAQAAPASASDGAIRIRNAREHNLKGVDLAIPRERFTVITGVSGSGKSTIAFDILFNEGQRRYLESLNAYARQFVQPASRPEVDAVTGIPPTVAIEQRTSRGGRKSTVATLTEIHHFLRLLFVKLGTQYCPDCDIPIEPQTPEAILARLLRDQRGRQLHLYAPLISGRKGIYTELAHWAAARGHGALRVDGALLPTDPWPKLKRYQEHDIDLPVGATIADAKHERELAELIARALDYGKGLLKVAVQGRDGEITFSTERACPGCGRSFEPLDPRLFSYNSNRGWCERCFGTGTQLKGFDAEQTGEEGAWNAGYEGEEHVCPACHGQRLNPQALAVRLHDHSIAQYSALPVTAATQAFERMTPQGREADIARDILPEIRSRLAFLQEVGLGYLALDRAAPTLSGGEAQRIRLAAQLGSNLRGVCYILDEPTIGLHPRDNRLLLDTLHALQRKGNTVVVVEHDEDTIRGADHLIDIGPGAGSRGGRLVAQGDLAELLRHGESQTARCLAEPMRHPLYPRRTFAPEQDSALVIGGAALNNLRNVNVHIPLRRLVCVTGVSGSGKSTLVREVVHGNLRRLLARQGKRGRKPTLQGCTRLDGYADLLRVLEVDQTPIGRTPRSCPATYVGFFDQIRKLFAQLPEARIRAYTAGRFSFNSGGGRCPACEGQGMRRVEMSFLPDVVMPCEVCGGARYNTETLAVRYKDRSIADVLAMSVDEALAFFSAQPPIHRALALLHDVGLGYLTLGQPSPTLSGGEAQRIKLVTELAKAAPARGRKAEAGTLYILDEPTVGLHMADVERLVHVLQRLVEAGNSVIVIEHNLDVVAEADWIVDMGPEGGDGGGRVVAQGTPERLARRKKSSHTGRLLGAFLATRKTGAITETN; from the coding sequence GTGACGCAGTCCGCTCACATTCGCATCCACGGGGCGCGCCAGAACAATCTCAAGCACCTCGATCTGGAGCTGCCGCTGGCCGAGTTGATCGTGGTCACCGGTGTGTCCGGTTCGGGCAAGTCCTCGCTCGCCTTCGACACCGTGTACGCCGAGGGTCAGCGGCGCTATGTCGAGACCTTCTCGCCGTATGCGCGGCAGTTTCTGGAGCGTATGGACAAACCGGCGGTGGATCGTGTCGAGGGCATTCCGCCAGCCATCGCCATCGACCAGACCAACCCGGTGCGCACCTCGCGTTCAACGGTCGGCACCATGACCGAGCTGAACGATCACCTCAAGCTGCTCTTCGCGCGCGCGGCGCATCTGTATTGCCGTGGCTGCGGGCAAGAAGTGCGACGTGATACGCCAGAGTCGATCTCCGCCCGGCTGTTCGACGAAGCCGGTCAGGACGAGCCGCTGCTGATGGTCTGCTTCGGCATTTCCGTACCGGAGAATTTCTCTGCTGCCGAGGTCGAAGGCTACCTCGAGCAACAGGGCTACACGCGTATGCACAATCGCGCCGGCGCGTGCATCGAAGTCGTGCAGGATCGCCTGCGGCTCAACGAGGACAATCACGGGCGTCTGCTCGAAGCGCTGGAAACCGCGCTGCTGCGGGGGCAGGGCCATCTGACGGTCTATCGGCTCAACGAGCAGCGCGAGGCCGGCGAGGCGCGGCGTTTTTCCGCCGCACTGCACTGTGCCACCTGCGACATCGATTACGCCGAGCCGACACCCAACCACTTCTCCTTCAACTCGCCGGTCGGCGCCTGCGACACCTGCCGCGGCTTCGGGCGGGTCATCGGCATCGACTACCGTATGGTGATCCCGGATGAGAGCAAGACCCTGGCCGAGGGCGCAATCAAGCCCTGGCAGACGCAGAGCTACGCCGAGGTGCAGGGCGATCTGCTGCGCTTCGCGCGCACGTCCGGTATTCCCATCGACGTGCCCTGGCGCGAGCTGAGCGACGCCCAGCGGCGCTGGGTGATCGCCGGCGAGGGCGACTGGGACGACGGCGTGTGGTACGGCGCCGAGCGCTTCTTCGCCTGGCTGGAGAGCAAGAGCTACAAGATGCACATCCGCGTGCTGCTGTCGAAGTACCGCAGCTACGACGATTGCCCCGACTGCGGCGGCGCGCGGCTCAAGACCGACAGTCTGCTCTGGCGTCTGGGCGGGCGCGACGAGGCGGATGCCGTGCTCGACCCGGCTCAGCGTTTCCGTCCGCATGGTGTCGATCTCGACGACGGCACTCTGCGTGCGCTGCCCGGCCTCAACGTGCACGACCTCATGCGTCTGCCGCTGGCGCGCTGCCGTGCATTCTTCGCCGCGCTGCGCCTGCCGACACCGCTGGATCAGGCGACCGATCTGCTGCTGGGTGAAATCCGTGCGCGGCTCGCCTATCTGAATGAGGTCGGGCTGAGTTATCTCAGTCTCGACCGGCAGTCGCGCACGCTATCGGGCGGCGAAGTGCAGCGCATCAACCTCACCACCGCGCTGGGCACCTCGCTGGTCAACACGCTGTTCGTGCTCGACGAGCCCAGCATCGGCCTGCATCCGCGCGATATCGACCGCGTGGTCGGCGTGCTGCGCCGGCTGCGCGACGCCGGCAACACGCTGCTGGTCGTCGAGCACGACCCGCAGATCATGTTCGCCGCCGACCGGCTGCTGGACATGGGGCCGGGACCGGGCGAGCAGGGCGGGGAGGTGGTGTTTTTCGGTCCACCTAGCGAACTGAACACCGCGACCGGATCGCTCACTGCAGACTATCTTGCCGGCCGGCGCGCGGTCAGTGCGGAGGCTTCGCATGTCGATAGTGAGATAGCCGACTGGCTTGAAATCCTCGGCGCGGCCGCGCACAACCTGCGCGACATCGATGTGCGCATTCCGCTCGGCCGCCTGGTATGCGTCACCGGCGTGTCCGGTTCGGGCAAGTCCACGCTGATCGGCGACGTGCTTTATCCCGCGCTGATGGCGCATTTCGGCAAGCCGCAGGAAAAGCCGGGGGCGCATCGCGAGATTCGCGGCATCAACGCCATCGACGGTGTCGTCCTGGTCGACCAGAGCCCCATCGGCAAAACCGCACGCTCCAATCCGGCGAGCTATGTCGGCGCCTTCGATGCGATTCGCAAGCGCTTCGCCGCCGACCCGCTGGCGCGTGAGCGTGGTTACGCGGCCGGCACCTTCAGCTTTAACTCCGGCAACGGGCGCTGCCCGAGCTGCGCGGGTTCGGGTTTCGAGCACGTCGAGATGCAGTTTCTGTCCGATGTCTATCTGCGCTGCCCGGACTGCGACGGCCGACGATACCGGGCGCCAGTGCTCGATGTGCGCCTGCACGGCCTGGACCGCGAGCAGGCACTCTCGGTCGCCGATGTGCTGGATCTGACGGTCGCCGAAGCCATGGCGTTCTTCGCCGACGCGCCCGACGTGCTGCACGCGCTGGCGCCGCTGGCCGCGGTCGGGCTGGACTATCTGCGTCTGGGCCAGCCGGTGCCGACGCTGTCGGGCGGCGGGGCGCAGCGTCTGAAGCTGGCTAAACACCTCACGGGTACCGAATCCGGTCATCAGTTGTTCCTGTTCGACGAACCCACTACCGGCCTGCACTTCGAGGACATCGCCCGCTTGCTGACGGCGTTCCGTCGCCTGCTTGCGCAAGGTCATTCGCTGGTGGTGATCGAACACAATCTGGACGTGATGCGCGCCGCGGACTGGCTCATCGACCTCGGTCCCGAAGGCGGGGAGGGCGGCGGTCGCCTGATTGCCGCCGGGCCGCCGCAGGCGCTCATCGAGTGCGCGCAATCACACACCGGCGCCGCGCTACGCGATTACGACGCCGCCCTGGCCCGGCTGTGGCGGACACCCGTCGCCGCGCAAGCCGCGCCCGCGTCCGCGTCCGACGGCGCTATCCGAATCCGCAATGCCCGCGAGCACAATCTCAAGGGCGTGGATCTGGCTATCCCGCGCGAGCGCTTCACCGTCATCACCGGCGTTTCCGGCTCGGGCAAGAGCACGATCGCCTTCGATATTCTGTTCAACGAAGGCCAGCGGCGTTATCTCGAATCGCTCAACGCCTATGCACGCCAGTTCGTACAGCCCGCATCGCGCCCCGAAGTCGATGCCGTCACCGGCATTCCGCCGACGGTCGCCATCGAACAGCGCACCAGTCGCGGTGGACGCAAGAGCACCGTCGCCACCCTGACCGAAATCCACCATTTTCTGCGCCTGCTGTTCGTCAAGCTTGGCACGCAGTACTGTCCCGATTGCGACATTCCCATCGAACCGCAGACGCCGGAGGCAATCCTGGCGCGCCTGCTGCGCGACCAACGCGGGCGCCAGCTGCACCTGTATGCCCCGCTGATCAGCGGCCGCAAGGGCATCTACACCGAACTCGCACACTGGGCAGCCGCGCGCGGCCACGGCGCATTGCGCGTGGACGGCGCGTTGCTGCCGACCGATCCCTGGCCAAAACTCAAGCGTTATCAGGAACACGACATCGATCTGCCGGTCGGCGCAACCATCGCCGACGCCAAACACGAACGCGAACTTGCCGAGCTGATCGCGCGGGCGCTGGACTACGGCAAGGGCCTGCTCAAGGTGGCAGTCCAGGGCCGCGACGGGGAAATCACCTTTTCCACCGAGCGCGCCTGCCCCGGCTGCGGACGCAGTTTCGAGCCGCTCGATCCGCGCCTGTTCTCCTACAACTCCAATCGCGGCTGGTGCGAACGCTGCTTCGGCACCGGCACGCAGCTCAAGGGCTTCGATGCCGAACAGACGGGCGAGGAGGGTGCCTGGAACGCCGGCTACGAAGGCGAGGAACATGTTTGTCCCGCCTGCCACGGCCAGCGCCTGAACCCGCAAGCGCTGGCCGTGCGCCTGCACGATCATTCCATCGCGCAGTACAGCGCCCTGCCCGTGACGGCCGCGACGCAGGCCTTCGAGCGCATGACGCCGCAGGGCCGCGAGGCCGACATCGCCCGCGACATCCTGCCGGAAATCCGCAGTCGGCTGGCTTTTCTGCAGGAAGTCGGATTGGGCTATCTGGCGCTCGACCGCGCCGCGCCGACGCTGTCCGGCGGCGAAGCGCAGCGCATCCGCCTCGCCGCGCAGCTCGGCTCCAATCTGCGCGGCGTCTGTTACATCCTCGACGAGCCGACCATCGGCCTGCACCCGCGCGATAACCGCCTGCTGCTCGATACGCTGCATGCCCTGCAGCGCAAGGGCAACACCGTAGTCGTGGTCGAGCACGACGAAGACACCATTCGCGGCGCGGATCACCTCATCGACATCGGTCCCGGCGCGGGTTCGCGCGGCGGTCGGCTCGTCGCGCAGGGCGATCTGGCCGAACTGCTGCGCCATGGCGAATCGCAGACCGCGCGTTGTCTGGCCGAACCCATGCGTCATCCGCTCTATCCGCGGCGCACCTTCGCGCCGGAGCAGGATAGTGCGCTCGTCATCGGCGGGGCCGCACTGAACAATCTGCGCAACGTGAATGTACACATTCCGCTGCGGCGGCTGGTATGCGTCACCGGCGTGTCCGGCTCAGGCAAGTCAACCCTGGTGCGCGAAGTCGTGCACGGCAATCTGCGCCGTCTGCTCGCCCGTCAGGGCAAACGCGGCCGCAAGCCGACATTGCAGGGCTGTACGCGCCTCGACGGTTATGCCGATTTACTGCGCGTGCTGGAAGTCGATCAGACACCGATCGGCCGTACACCGCGTTCCTGCCCAGCTACTTACGTTGGATTCTTCGACCAGATTCGCAAGTTGTTTGCCCAGTTGCCAGAGGCGCGTATCCGCGCCTATACCGCCGGGCGGTTCTCATTCAACAGCGGTGGCGGGCGCTGTCCGGCCTGCGAAGGGCAGGGCATGCGCCGCGTGGAAATGAGCTTCCTGCCCGACGTAGTGATGCCCTGCGAGGTCTGTGGCGGCGCGCGGTACAACACCGAGACCCTGGCCGTGCGCTACAAGGACCGCAGCATCGCCGACGTGCTGGCAATGAGCGTCGACGAGGCGCTGGCGTTCTTCAGCGCGCAGCCGCCGATTCATCGCGCGCTGGCATTGCTCCACGACGTCGGTCTGGGTTACCTGACGCTCGGCCAGCCCAGCCCCACGTTATCCGGCGGCGAAGCGCAGCGCATTAAGCTGGTCACAGAACTGGCCAAGGCCGCGCCGGCGCGCGGGCGCAAGGCGGAAGCCGGCACGCTCTATATCCTCGACGAGCCGACCGTGGGCCTGCACATGGCCGATGTGGAACGGCTGGTTCATGTGCTGCAACGTCTGGTCGAAGCGGGCAATTCGGTGATCGTTATCGAGCATAATCTCGACGTGGTCGCCGAGGCGGACTGGATCGTCGATATGGGGCCGGAGGGCGGCGACGGCGGCGGACGCGTCGTCGCGCAGGGCACGCCAGAGCGGTTGGCGCGACGCAAAAAAAGCTCGCACACCGGACGCCTGCTCGGCGCGTTCCTGGCCACCCGCAAGACAGGCGCTATAACGGAGACAAACTGA